One genomic region from bacterium encodes:
- the nuoL gene encoding NADH-quinone oxidoreductase subunit L encodes MESIHVSWIWLIPFLPLLGAFINGAFGLKIHRRWGETPIHTLAIFMPGLAFVITALYFFRLMGLPAEERQMVNTLFDWIRAGDFHVPMAFWLDPLSGAMTLMITFVGTLIHIYSIGYMHKDEGYWRFFAYMNLFMFAMLTLVLADNFILMFVGWEGVGLCSYLLISFWYKDLKNASAGMKAFITNRVGDFGFLVGLFGLLWALGGSWSGGNYTLENGSSLTFIFREVKGLAPLLAGKTILGIAAPTFICLFFFWGATAKSAQIPLYVWLPDAMAGPTPVSALIHAATMVTAGVYMVARLHFLFILSPVAMTTVAVVGALTALYAATIGLFQYDIKKVLAYSTVSQLGFMFMAVGVGAYWAGIFHLLTHAFFKACLFLGSGSVIHAMHHALHHTGDHETDPQDMRNMGGLARYLPTTRWTYLAACFAISGFPFLSGFFSKDEILWKSFSNGNTLIPGQLIWAVGVTAAIMTAFYMFRSYFMTFSGRFRKGHEIEHHLQESPKSITVVLQVLGVLSIIGGVIGLPHLWHLPNALESWLEPVFTAAQNLHWHEYSVGTEWLLMLISVLIAFAGAGLALSLYKDARSKVPAHFIETWPRLHRVIYNKYYVDEFYQATFIRFTLWLSRASDWFDQTIIDGLVNGIAWVGKKAGFVSGANDAVVIDGAVNGIARVTGAGGQALRRFQTGRIQTYLYVLFGAGLLAVLVIYMVL; translated from the coding sequence ATGGAAAGCATACATGTCAGCTGGATCTGGCTGATCCCGTTTTTGCCGCTGTTGGGCGCCTTCATCAACGGGGCCTTCGGCTTGAAAATTCACCGTCGCTGGGGCGAAACGCCGATCCACACCCTGGCCATCTTTATGCCGGGCCTGGCCTTCGTCATCACCGCCCTCTATTTTTTCCGCCTCATGGGATTACCCGCCGAGGAGCGGCAGATGGTCAACACTCTCTTCGACTGGATCCGCGCCGGTGATTTTCATGTGCCCATGGCCTTCTGGTTAGACCCGCTCTCAGGTGCCATGACCCTGATGATCACCTTCGTCGGCACCCTGATCCACATCTACAGCATCGGCTACATGCACAAGGACGAGGGCTACTGGCGCTTCTTTGCCTATATGAACCTCTTCATGTTCGCTATGCTCACCCTGGTTCTGGCAGATAATTTCATTCTCATGTTCGTCGGCTGGGAGGGCGTCGGCCTTTGCTCCTATCTGCTGATCTCCTTCTGGTACAAGGACCTAAAAAACGCCTCAGCCGGCATGAAGGCCTTCATCACCAACCGCGTCGGGGATTTCGGCTTCCTCGTCGGCCTCTTCGGCCTGCTCTGGGCCCTTGGTGGCTCCTGGAGCGGCGGTAATTATACGCTGGAGAATGGCTCCAGCCTGACGTTCATCTTTCGCGAGGTCAAGGGGCTGGCGCCGCTGCTGGCTGGCAAGACCATCCTCGGGATAGCCGCCCCGACCTTCATCTGCCTCTTCTTTTTCTGGGGCGCCACCGCCAAAAGCGCCCAGATCCCCCTCTACGTTTGGCTTCCGGACGCGATGGCCGGCCCGACCCCGGTTTCGGCCCTGATCCATGCTGCCACTATGGTCACCGCTGGCGTCTATATGGTCGCGCGGCTCCACTTCCTCTTCATCCTCTCTCCGGTGGCGATGACCACCGTCGCCGTGGTGGGCGCCCTGACCGCGCTCTATGCCGCAACCATCGGCCTCTTTCAGTATGATATCAAGAAAGTCCTGGCCTACTCGACCGTCAGCCAACTCGGCTTCATGTTCATGGCCGTCGGCGTCGGCGCCTACTGGGCCGGCATATTCCACCTCCTCACCCACGCCTTTTTTAAGGCTTGTCTCTTCCTCGGTTCCGGATCGGTCATCCATGCCATGCACCACGCCCTGCATCACACCGGGGATCATGAGACCGATCCCCAGGATATGCGCAACATGGGCGGTCTGGCCCGCTATCTGCCGACGACCCGCTGGACCTATTTGGCGGCCTGTTTCGCCATCTCCGGATTTCCTTTCCTGTCGGGATTCTTTTCCAAGGATGAGATCCTCTGGAAAAGCTTCTCCAATGGCAACACCCTGATCCCCGGGCAGCTGATCTGGGCAGTCGGTGTCACCGCTGCTATCATGACCGCCTTCTACATGTTCCGCTCCTATTTCATGACCTTCTCGGGCCGCTTCCGCAAAGGTCACGAGATCGAGCATCATCTGCAAGAGTCACCGAAGAGCATCACCGTCGTGCTGCAAGTCCTCGGTGTTTTGTCCATCATCGGCGGCGTGATCGGCTTGCCCCATCTCTGGCATCTGCCCAACGCCCTCGAGAGCTGGCTCGAGCCGGTCTTCACGGCCGCGCAGAATCTGCATTGGCATGAATACAGCGTCGGGACTGAATGGCTGCTGATGCTGATCTCGGTGCTGATCGCCTTCGCCGGCGCCGGGCTGGCCCTGAGCCTCTACAAGGATGCCCGCTCTAAAGTGCCGGCTCACTTCATCGAAACGTGGCCCCGCCTCCACCGGGTGATCTATAATAAATACTATGTCGATGAGTTTTATCAGGCGACCTTTATCCGCTTCACCCTCTGGCTGTCGCGTGCCAGCGACTGGTTCGACCAGACCATCATCGACGGTCTGGTGAACGGCATCGCCTGGGTGGGAAAAAAGGCGGGCTTTGTCAGCGGAGCCAACGACGCGGTGGTCATCGACGGTGCCGTCAACGGCATCGCCCGAGTGACCGGGGCGGGGGGACAAGCGTTGCGCAGGTTCCAGACGGGACGCATCCAGACCTATCTCTATGTGCTCTTCGGCGCCGGCCTGCTGGCGGTACTGGTGATCTATATGGTTCTTTAA
- a CDS encoding NADH-quinone oxidoreductase subunit J, whose product MNFTIPDLLFCLFAALILTCGLIVVYSRNIIHSGFALLGTFAGVAGLYGLLSMTFLAAAQILIYVGGVLIVILFAVMLTRGIENAGQSNPSRGVIPATILGTIAAALLIYLALTFPWQLKTPAEIEASVPPLGNALLSTYVLPFEVLSLLLLAALIGAVMLVRKEIKDEEEVKS is encoded by the coding sequence ATGAACTTTACCATTCCGGATCTCCTCTTCTGCCTCTTTGCGGCCCTGATCCTCACCTGCGGCCTGATCGTGGTCTATTCGCGCAACATCATCCATTCCGGCTTCGCCCTGCTCGGCACCTTCGCCGGGGTCGCCGGCCTTTATGGCTTGCTTTCGATGACCTTTCTGGCGGCCGCCCAGATCCTCATCTACGTCGGCGGCGTGCTGATTGTCATCCTCTTCGCGGTCATGCTCACCCGCGGCATTGAAAACGCCGGCCAGTCCAACCCTAGCCGCGGCGTCATCCCGGCGACGATCCTCGGCACCATTGCCGCCGCGCTGCTGATCTATCTCGCACTGACGTTCCCCTGGCAGCTGAAAACGCCCGCGGAGATCGAGGCCTCGGTGCCGCCGCTCGGCAACGCGCTGCTCAGCACCTATGTGCTCCCCTTTGAGGTCCTCTCACTGCTCCTGCTGGCCGCGCTGATCGGTGCGGTAATGCTGGTGCGCAAGGAGATCAAGGACGAGGAGGAGGTGAAATCATGA
- a CDS encoding YhcH/YjgK/YiaL family protein, which yields MKKSVLIVIGILAATGFGLAQPKREGYDSTAVARIRAEGLNHSRVMDFFEILTDIYGPRLSGSPAYRAAAEWARGELETIGLAQARLEAWGPWGRGWTLKNYSAMVFGRQNFPLISWPKAWSPSLAESEAELLYIDAQSDSAVLRYSGQIKGKFVLLNDAHDLQVPFEAYASRIPDSTLLKLANSDGRRRGGRRFERSPEMTRRRRVAWRKMKLCFDEGAKAILTSSQRDGGIIDVTAVSYPQHPDSLWSSAPKVYASNAPRMIPQIAVAAEQYNRLVRMIQHGEKPRLELEIEAAFSKADSGYNVLAELPGTDLKDEIVLIGAHFDSWHGGTGAADNASGCAVAMEAMRILKDLDLKPRRTIRIGLWDAEEHGFLGSRGYISSHLATREGGVNDRGGRVVLKPEGDQFSVYFNMDNGCGKFRGIYLQGNEACRPIFRAWLEPFNDLGAATVTLASTGGTDHQAFDGVGLPGFQFIQDELDYDARVHHSDMDLYERCPAGDLQQAAVIMAAFAYNAAMRDEKIPRKPAMAAAEPFFASGRPAAPPPQPETATKEKRMKNTALIMDTLLHAETYFALHPAFAQAFAFLRQPGLAQLAPGRYEIDGDRIFCTISEGSGKGKGGARLEAHRKYIDIQYVIAGTDVMGWSPLTACQTPDGDFDPGKDIIFFRDAPQRWTEVVPGAFTIFFPEDVHAPMGGTGLIRKAVIKVAVD from the coding sequence TTGAAAAAAAGTGTGCTGATTGTTATCGGCATCCTGGCCGCCACCGGGTTCGGCCTTGCCCAGCCGAAACGGGAAGGTTACGATTCCACGGCGGTAGCCCGCATCCGTGCAGAGGGTTTGAATCATTCCCGGGTCATGGATTTTTTTGAAATTTTGACCGATATCTATGGTCCGCGACTGAGCGGATCGCCCGCATACCGGGCGGCGGCGGAGTGGGCGCGCGGCGAACTCGAGACGATCGGCCTCGCGCAAGCCCGTTTGGAGGCATGGGGACCCTGGGGCCGCGGCTGGACCCTGAAAAACTACTCGGCTATGGTCTTTGGTCGGCAGAATTTTCCCTTGATCTCCTGGCCCAAGGCCTGGTCCCCTTCCCTGGCGGAGAGCGAAGCCGAGCTTCTCTATATCGATGCGCAAAGCGACAGCGCCGTCCTACGCTATTCTGGACAGATCAAGGGCAAATTCGTCCTCCTTAACGACGCCCATGATCTCCAGGTCCCCTTTGAAGCCTATGCCAGCCGCATTCCCGATTCTACGCTGCTCAAGCTCGCCAATTCGGATGGTCGGCGCCGCGGCGGACGTCGTTTTGAACGCAGCCCCGAAATGACGCGGCGCCGGCGGGTCGCCTGGCGCAAGATGAAGCTCTGTTTTGACGAAGGGGCGAAGGCCATTCTTACCTCGAGCCAGCGCGATGGTGGCATCATCGATGTGACGGCGGTCTCCTATCCGCAGCATCCCGATTCGCTCTGGAGTTCGGCCCCCAAGGTTTATGCCAGCAATGCGCCGCGGATGATCCCACAGATCGCCGTTGCGGCCGAGCAGTACAATCGCCTGGTCCGGATGATTCAGCATGGCGAGAAACCCAGGCTGGAGCTGGAGATCGAGGCTGCTTTCAGCAAGGCCGACTCGGGCTATAATGTGCTTGCGGAACTCCCGGGAACCGACCTCAAGGACGAGATTGTCCTGATCGGCGCTCATTTTGACTCCTGGCACGGAGGAACGGGCGCGGCCGACAACGCCAGCGGTTGCGCGGTGGCGATGGAAGCGATGCGTATCCTCAAAGACCTCGATCTTAAACCCCGCCGCACCATCCGGATCGGCCTCTGGGATGCAGAGGAGCATGGTTTTCTCGGGTCGCGCGGCTACATCAGCAGCCATCTGGCGACGCGCGAGGGCGGCGTCAACGATCGCGGCGGCCGGGTCGTCCTCAAGCCGGAGGGTGACCAGTTTTCGGTTTATTTCAACATGGACAACGGCTGCGGCAAGTTCCGCGGCATCTATCTGCAGGGCAACGAGGCCTGCCGGCCTATCTTCCGCGCCTGGCTCGAGCCCTTCAATGACCTCGGTGCGGCCACCGTCACCCTGGCCAGCACCGGCGGGACCGATCACCAGGCCTTCGACGGCGTGGGGCTGCCGGGATTTCAGTTCATCCAGGACGAACTGGATTACGACGCCCGCGTCCATCATTCGGATATGGATCTTTATGAACGCTGCCCGGCCGGAGATCTGCAGCAAGCGGCCGTGATCATGGCCGCCTTTGCCTACAACGCCGCCATGCGCGACGAAAAGATCCCGCGCAAGCCGGCTATGGCCGCTGCCGAACCGTTTTTCGCTTCCGGCCGCCCCGCGGCTCCGCCGCCCCAGCCGGAAACCGCTACAAAGGAGAAGAGGATGAAGAACACAGCTCTGATTATGGATACCTTGCTGCATGCTGAAACCTATTTTGCTCTGCATCCCGCGTTCGCCCAAGCGTTCGCTTTTCTGCGACAGCCCGGCCTGGCACAGCTGGCGCCTGGCCGATATGAGATCGACGGTGACCGGATCTTTTGCACCATCAGCGAAGGGTCCGGCAAGGGCAAAGGGGGAGCACGGCTTGAGGCCCACCGCAAGTACATCGATATCCAGTATGTCATCGCCGGGACTGATGTGATGGGCTGGAGTCCACTCACGGCTTGTCAGACGCCTGATGGAGATTTTGACCCGGGCAAGGATATCATCTTTTTCCGTGATGCACCGCAGCGCTGGACCGAGGTCGTACCCGGCGCTTTTACCATCTTCTTTCCGGAGGATGTCCATGCTCCAATGGGCGGGACGGGCTTGATTCGCAAGGCGGTGATAAAGGTGGCGGTGGACTGA
- a CDS encoding NADH-quinone oxidoreductase subunit M: MTESTLLTWIIFLPLLGIPVVLLLPAAQKKAIRWAATIFSGLALLLGIQMLLQFDPAIAGMQMQHHLVWIRSFNIEYFVGVDGLSVLLIFLTVLISFIATLASWGIEKYIRGYFALLLLLETGMLGTFCSLDMFLFYVFWEVMLLPMYFLIGIWGGPRKEYAAIKFFLYTLFGSVLMLLAVIALYYNSNPAALIDGTPTLHTFNIVKLIAENDFATKAPLLGIQFSHLIFILLFIGFAIKIPMVPFHTWLPDAHVEAPTPISVILAGILLKMGGYGILRFNFGILPEATQWAAPGMALFGAISIVYGAFVCLAQKDLKKMIAYSSVSHMGFVLLGISAFTAQGIVGGVFQMFTHGLISPMLFLIAGVIYDRAHHREIEGFGGLAYQMPEYTGLTGLAFMASLGLPALCGFISEFLVFTGAFPAYRVLTILSALAVVITAAYYLWAMQRMFLGKLNEKYAGLPDLTWRERITLYPLAALIVILGIFPGPALNLINKTLMTILAVFKG, encoded by the coding sequence ATGACCGAATCCACGCTGTTGACCTGGATCATCTTTTTGCCCTTGCTTGGCATTCCTGTCGTGCTCCTGCTGCCGGCTGCACAGAAAAAAGCCATCCGTTGGGCAGCCACGATTTTCAGCGGTCTGGCCCTGCTCCTCGGCATCCAGATGCTGCTGCAGTTCGATCCCGCCATCGCCGGGATGCAGATGCAGCATCATCTCGTATGGATCCGTTCCTTCAACATCGAGTATTTCGTCGGCGTCGACGGCCTTTCGGTGCTGCTGATCTTTTTAACCGTTCTGATCAGCTTCATCGCCACCCTCGCCTCGTGGGGTATCGAAAAGTACATACGCGGCTACTTCGCCCTGCTGCTCCTGCTCGAGACCGGCATGCTTGGCACCTTCTGCAGCCTCGACATGTTCCTGTTTTATGTTTTCTGGGAGGTGATGTTGCTGCCGATGTACTTCCTGATCGGCATCTGGGGCGGCCCGCGCAAGGAGTATGCGGCCATCAAGTTCTTTCTTTACACCCTGTTCGGGTCGGTGCTGATGCTGCTGGCGGTCATCGCCCTCTATTACAATTCCAATCCGGCTGCGCTGATCGATGGCACTCCAACACTCCACACCTTCAACATCGTCAAGCTGATCGCCGAGAATGATTTCGCCACCAAAGCGCCATTGCTCGGCATTCAGTTCAGTCATCTGATCTTCATCCTCCTCTTCATTGGCTTCGCCATCAAGATCCCGATGGTCCCCTTCCACACCTGGTTGCCCGACGCTCACGTCGAAGCCCCGACGCCGATCTCCGTCATCCTCGCCGGCATCCTGCTGAAGATGGGCGGCTACGGCATCCTGCGTTTCAATTTTGGCATTCTGCCTGAGGCGACGCAGTGGGCCGCCCCGGGCATGGCCCTCTTCGGAGCCATCAGCATCGTCTATGGCGCTTTTGTCTGCCTCGCGCAGAAAGACCTGAAGAAAATGATCGCCTACTCGTCGGTCAGCCATATGGGTTTTGTTCTTCTTGGCATTTCAGCTTTTACCGCCCAGGGGATCGTCGGCGGCGTCTTTCAGATGTTCACGCACGGTCTCATCAGCCCGATGCTCTTCCTCATAGCGGGCGTGATCTATGACCGCGCCCACCACCGCGAGATCGAGGGCTTTGGCGGCCTGGCCTATCAGATGCCAGAATATACCGGCCTCACCGGCCTGGCTTTCATGGCCTCCCTCGGCCTGCCTGCCTTGTGCGGTTTCATCAGCGAGTTCCTGGTCTTTACCGGCGCCTTTCCGGCCTATCGGGTGCTTACCATCCTTTCCGCCCTGGCGGTCGTCATCACCGCGGCCTATTACCTCTGGGCAATGCAGCGGATGTTTCTCGGGAAGCTCAACGAAAAATACGCCGGTCTGCCCGACCTGACCTGGCGTGAACGCATCACCCTCTATCCCCTGGCGGCGTTGATCGTGATCCTCGGCATCTTCCCGGGTCCGGCGCTCAACCTGATCAACAAAACCTTGATGACCATTCTCGCCGTTTTCAAAGGCTGA
- the nuoK gene encoding NADH-quinone oxidoreductase subunit NuoK, with translation MTLTIGLHAFLTVAALLFVLGMICVLTRRNAIGLLMGVELILNSANINLVAFSRFVENGLSGQIFALFVIVLAAAEAAIAMAIVLAIYRSYKNIDVNLTVNLKE, from the coding sequence ATGACGCTCACCATCGGCCTGCACGCCTTTCTGACCGTCGCCGCGCTGCTTTTTGTGCTCGGCATGATCTGCGTCCTCACTCGCCGCAACGCCATCGGCCTGCTCATGGGCGTAGAACTGATTCTCAACAGCGCCAATATCAACCTGGTTGCCTTTTCCCGTTTCGTCGAGAACGGCCTCTCCGGTCAGATTTTCGCCCTCTTCGTGATTGTTCTGGCCGCTGCCGAAGCCGCCATCGCCATGGCGATCGTCCTGGCCATCTACCGGTCCTACAAGAATATCGATGTGAACCTGACGGTGAATTTGAAGGAGTAG
- a CDS encoding NADH-quinone oxidoreductase subunit N — protein sequence MALAQLPLLYPLLALAAGVIAVLLTGMSPAKGRAPRTLIIALLFLAFAALLALRFPQDGAIGDLIQVDAFSRFFLWLAMIAAALVLILATQSVELSQDRFPEFTALLLTIVIGISLMAAARNLLMAYLAMEMVSYASYILTGFKRANIFSHEAALKYVIFGGVASGVMLFGISLLYGLTGSMGFSAIAAALTQSGPVLAAGKNGMLAALIALVMILTGLGFKTAAVPFHMWSPDVYQGAPTPFTGFLSVAPKAAGFALMLRFFTALLPQSGPDLRTLLFILLGMISAITMTLGNLTAIHQSNIKRLLAYSSIAHAGYMLMGVALIDQIGAGAVLLYLGIYLVMNLGAFAAVQIVADKQGSEEIADYRGLGYRAPLLGFVLSVYLFSLAGLPPLAGFIGKFFLFAALIHNSGFWYIALAFVGILNSVVGLFYYTRIMREMYMGSHEDAPRWKVALAPLLVVLVLPIFFLGLYWVPLQNWALAAVQALQ from the coding sequence ATGGCTCTGGCACAACTCCCCCTGCTCTATCCCCTGTTGGCGCTCGCTGCCGGGGTGATCGCGGTGCTCCTGACCGGCATGAGCCCCGCCAAAGGGCGCGCCCCGCGCACCCTGATCATCGCTCTGCTCTTCCTCGCCTTCGCCGCCCTGCTGGCGCTGCGCTTTCCCCAGGACGGCGCCATCGGCGACCTGATTCAGGTCGATGCGTTCAGCCGTTTCTTCCTCTGGCTGGCGATGATTGCCGCCGCGCTGGTGCTGATCCTTGCCACACAGTCGGTTGAACTCTCGCAAGATCGGTTTCCCGAATTCACCGCCCTGCTGCTCACCATCGTGATCGGCATCAGCTTGATGGCCGCCGCGCGCAATCTCCTCATGGCCTACCTTGCCATGGAGATGGTCAGTTACGCCTCGTACATACTGACGGGATTCAAGCGCGCCAATATTTTCTCGCATGAAGCGGCCCTTAAATATGTCATCTTTGGAGGTGTCGCCTCGGGGGTGATGCTCTTCGGCATTTCGCTGCTCTATGGACTGACCGGCTCGATGGGGTTCAGCGCCATCGCAGCCGCCCTTACACAATCCGGTCCAGTATTGGCCGCCGGCAAGAACGGGATGCTCGCCGCCCTGATCGCCCTGGTGATGATTCTCACGGGCCTTGGCTTCAAGACTGCGGCCGTTCCCTTCCACATGTGGAGCCCGGATGTCTATCAGGGTGCGCCCACCCCTTTCACCGGCTTCCTCAGCGTGGCCCCAAAGGCCGCGGGCTTCGCTCTGATGCTGCGCTTTTTCACCGCCCTGCTGCCCCAGTCTGGACCCGATCTGCGCACCCTTCTTTTTATCCTTCTGGGAATGATTTCGGCAATCACCATGACCCTCGGTAACCTCACGGCCATCCATCAGAGCAATATCAAACGGCTGCTGGCCTACTCCTCCATAGCCCACGCCGGCTATATGCTGATGGGCGTAGCCCTGATCGATCAGATCGGCGCCGGTGCCGTACTGCTCTACCTCGGAATCTATCTGGTGATGAACCTCGGGGCCTTCGCTGCTGTGCAGATTGTAGCCGACAAACAGGGCTCTGAAGAGATCGCGGATTACCGGGGATTGGGCTACCGGGCGCCACTGCTCGGCTTTGTGCTCAGTGTCTACCTTTTCTCACTGGCTGGTCTGCCGCCGCTGGCGGGTTTCATCGGCAAGTTTTTCCTCTTCGCCGCCCTGATTCACAACAGCGGCTTCTGGTACATCGCTCTAGCCTTCGTCGGCATCCTCAACAGCGTCGTGGGCCTCTTTTACTATACCCGGATTATGCGCGAGATGTACATGGGCAGCCACGAGGATGCCCCGCGCTGGAAGGTTGCCCTTGCCCCGCTGCTGGTGGTCCTGGTCCTGCCGATCTTTTTCCTCGGCCTCTATTGGGTGCCCCTGCAGAACTGGGCCCTGGCCGCGGTGCAGGCGCTGCAGTAG
- a CDS encoding ABC transporter ATP-binding protein, which translates to MMIRMGLGHGMRSVIEATDEKPRITWPLLKRVLHYARAYRFRILAILLLILTQTGLMLLTPLIIRDLLDRTIPAGDLPRLIHLALALLLIPALSGIIGVSQRRLNARVGEGVICDLRHELYANLQRMSLCFFTNTQTGELMSRLNNDVMGAQTAISSTIVGIITQLAQAVAVLTVMLTLEWRLTLISVIIMPLFILAARLLGNRLRKIARNQMEANARMNAMMNETLNIGGALLVKLFGRRQLEIERFSERAAQVRDLGVRRAFTGSIFMAIIGLISAVGTALVYGLGGYFVIKGAFTVGTIVAFGSYLVQLYGALQSLSNAPVEFATSMVSFERVFEVIDMPAGIPEKPGASVLQRVRGEIRFEEVYFQYDKSESQLLSDVYRYGSMDQVAGVLSGKLASKEEESAARSQARTNALEAISFCAAPGQIVAIVGPSGAGKTTLTYLIPRLYDPTAGVVRLDGQDLRDVTLESLVAQIGMVTQEVHLFHDTIRTNLQYAKLDADQSELEAACRVANIHDFIRELPEGYDTIVGERGFRLSGGEKQRLALARVILKNPRILLLDEATSSLDSQSEALIQDALEKVMADRTNVVIAHRLSTILAADQILVMDRGRIIETGTHDSLLNRGGLYATLYETQFRKDQPE; encoded by the coding sequence ATGATGATACGAATGGGCTTGGGACACGGCATGCGCAGCGTGATCGAAGCCACCGATGAAAAACCCCGGATCACCTGGCCGCTGTTGAAACGGGTGCTGCACTATGCGCGCGCGTACCGTTTCCGCATCCTGGCCATTCTCCTGCTCATCCTGACACAGACCGGCCTGATGCTCCTCACCCCCCTGATCATTCGCGATCTGCTCGATCGCACCATCCCGGCGGGGGATCTCCCCCGGCTGATCCATCTCGCTCTGGCCCTATTGCTTATTCCCGCACTCTCGGGGATCATCGGAGTCTCGCAGCGGCGTCTGAACGCGCGCGTCGGCGAAGGGGTTATTTGCGATTTGCGTCACGAGCTATATGCCAACCTCCAGCGCATGTCGTTGTGCTTCTTCACCAACACCCAGACCGGTGAGCTGATGAGCCGGCTCAACAACGATGTGATGGGCGCCCAAACAGCCATCAGCAGCACGATCGTCGGGATTATCACCCAGCTGGCCCAAGCCGTCGCGGTCCTTACAGTCATGCTGACCCTGGAATGGCGGCTGACGCTGATCAGTGTCATCATCATGCCCCTCTTCATTCTGGCGGCGCGGCTCCTAGGGAACCGGCTGCGCAAGATCGCCCGTAATCAAATGGAAGCCAACGCCCGGATGAACGCGATGATGAACGAGACGTTGAATATCGGCGGCGCGCTGCTGGTCAAACTGTTCGGCCGCCGACAGCTCGAGATCGAACGCTTCAGCGAACGGGCCGCGCAGGTGCGCGATCTCGGCGTCCGGCGCGCCTTCACGGGCTCCATCTTCATGGCCATCATCGGTCTGATCAGCGCCGTCGGCACTGCTCTGGTCTACGGCCTGGGCGGCTATTTTGTCATCAAAGGGGCTTTCACGGTCGGGACGATCGTGGCCTTCGGCTCATATCTTGTGCAACTTTACGGCGCCCTCCAGTCGCTCTCCAATGCCCCGGTGGAATTCGCGACCTCGATGGTGAGCTTTGAACGCGTCTTTGAGGTGATCGACATGCCGGCCGGCATCCCTGAAAAACCGGGAGCGAGCGTGCTGCAGCGGGTCAGGGGGGAGATCCGTTTCGAGGAGGTCTATTTCCAGTACGACAAAAGCGAGAGTCAACTGCTCAGTGATGTGTATCGCTATGGGAGCATGGACCAGGTCGCCGGCGTGCTCTCGGGCAAGCTGGCGAGCAAGGAGGAGGAGAGTGCCGCGCGCAGTCAGGCGCGCACCAATGCCCTCGAAGCGATCAGTTTTTGTGCGGCGCCGGGCCAGATTGTCGCCATCGTCGGTCCGAGCGGCGCCGGCAAAACGACGCTCACCTATCTCATCCCCCGCCTCTATGATCCGACCGCCGGCGTAGTCCGCCTGGATGGTCAGGACCTGCGCGATGTGACTCTGGAATCGCTGGTGGCCCAGATCGGCATGGTCACCCAGGAAGTGCATCTCTTCCATGACACCATACGCACCAATTTGCAGTATGCCAAGCTGGATGCCGACCAGAGCGAGCTGGAGGCAGCCTGCCGGGTTGCCAACATCCACGATTTCATCCGCGAGCTGCCCGAGGGATACGACACCATTGTCGGTGAACGGGGATTCCGGCTGAGCGGAGGCGAGAAACAACGGCTCGCCCTGGCGCGGGTGATCTTAAAAAACCCGCGAATCCTACTTCTGGATGAGGCCACCAGCAGCCTCGATAGCCAGTCCGAGGCGCTGATTCAGGATGCGCTCGAGAAGGTCATGGCCGATCGCACCAATGTGGTCATCGCGCATCGTCTTAGCACCATCCTGGCGGCTGATCAAATCCTGGTCATGGACCGCGGCCGGATCATAGAAACCGGCACCCATGATTCCCTGCTCAATCGGGGCGGGCTCTATGCCACCCTTTATGAGACCCAGTTCCGCAAAGACCAGCCGGAGTGA
- a CDS encoding 4Fe-4S binding protein: MREYFNNIKNSAVSIFEGLAVTLSWCLRKPYTIQYPDRTPKPVQEMLPPGFRGLLEVDTTICTACMACMKRCPLGVILIETERDPETKKNFLTRFEIDFAMCMVCGLCTEVCPTGAIRHSTDFEASTWHANNLVHCYVRPGDKIPAYRVVKDQEPQGLPQNAPYYAIKKSWDAPALVSPDAARGAVRWKKNKEDAA, from the coding sequence GTGCGCGAGTATTTCAACAACATCAAAAATTCGGCGGTCTCGATCTTCGAGGGTTTGGCGGTCACCCTCTCCTGGTGTCTGCGCAAGCCCTATACGATCCAGTATCCGGATCGCACACCCAAGCCCGTTCAGGAGATGCTGCCCCCTGGCTTTCGTGGACTGCTCGAGGTCGACACCACCATCTGCACGGCCTGTATGGCCTGCATGAAACGCTGCCCCCTTGGCGTCATCCTCATCGAGACCGAACGTGACCCGGAGACGAAAAAGAATTTCCTCACCCGCTTCGAGATCGATTTCGCCATGTGCATGGTCTGCGGCCTCTGCACCGAGGTCTGCCCGACCGGAGCCATCCGCCACAGCACCGATTTCGAGGCGAGCACCTGGCACGCCAATAATCTGGTTCATTGCTATGTCAGACCGGGCGACAAGATCCCAGCCTACCGGGTCGTAAAGGACCAGGAACCGCAAGGGCTGCCGCAAAACGCCCCCTATTATGCCATCAAGAAGAGCTGGGATGCCCCGGCTCTGGTCTCTCCCGACGCCGCGCGCGGAGCCGTGCGCTGGAAAAAAAACAAGGAGGACGCCGCATGA